In Eleutherodactylus coqui strain aEleCoq1 chromosome 4, aEleCoq1.hap1, whole genome shotgun sequence, the following are encoded in one genomic region:
- the ADO gene encoding 2-aminoethanethiol dioxygenase, which yields MPRDDMNSLIQKIARQARLTFRGPGSSGDGKGFADNVTQLKKLMSEIRAEDLKIRPRKGAQAPASVPQSPPVTYMHICETDGFSMGVFLLKGGSGIPLHDHPGMHGMLKVLYGKVRISGFDKVEPTPAASKGSVLRAMLRSSGEYSDSSPPCLLSPHRDNLHQIVAVDGPAAFLDILAPPYDPDDGRDCHYYKLAPASGEQSGGSAAEASGVLPREVWLLEIPQPDEFWCGGEPYPGPKVSV from the coding sequence ATGCCGAGGGACGACATGAACTCCCTGATCCAGAAGATCGCCCGCCAGGCCCGGCTCACCTtccgcggccccggcagcagcggggaCGGGAAGGGCTTTGCGGACAATGTGACGCAGCTGAAGAAACTGATGAGCGAGATCCGCGCCGAGGACTTAAAAATCCGCCCGCGGAAAGGCGCGCAGGCCCCGGCGTCCGTCCCGCAGAGCCCGCCCGTCACCTACATGCACATCTGTGAGACGGACGGCTTCAGCATGGGGGTCTTCCTGCTAAAGGGCGGCTCCGGCATCCCCCTGCACGACCACCCGGGGATGCACGGCATGCTCAAGGTGCTTTACGGCAAGGTGCGCATCAGCGGCTTCGACAAGGTGGAGCCGACGCCGGCCGCCAGTAAGGGCTCGGTGCTGCGGGCCATGCTGCGCTCCAGCGGGGAGTACAGCGACAGCAGCCCGCCCTGCCTGCTCAGCCCGCACCGGGACAACCTGCACCAGATCGTAGCCGTGGACGGGCCGGCCGCCTTCCTGGACATCCTGGCGCCCCCCTACGACCCGGACGACGGCAGGGACTGTCACTACTACAAGCTGGCCCCGGCTTCCGGCGAGCAGAGCGGGGGCAGCGCGGCCGAGGCCTCCGGGGTCCTCCCGCGGGAGGTGTGGCTGCTGGAGATCCCGCAACCCGATGAGTTCTGGTGCGGGGGAGAGCCCTACCCGGGGCCCAAGGTGTCCGTGTGA